A region of Catharus ustulatus isolate bCatUst1 chromosome 9, bCatUst1.pri.v2, whole genome shotgun sequence DNA encodes the following proteins:
- the PTBP2 gene encoding polypyrimidine tract-binding protein 2 isoform X2, with protein MDGIVTDVAVGVKRGSDELLSGSVLSSPNSNMSSMVVTANGNDNKKFKGDDKMDGAPSRVLHIRKLPGEVTETEVIALGLPFGKVTNILMLKGKNQAFLELATEEAAITMVNYYSAVTPHLRNQPIYIQYSNHKELKTDNTLNQRAQAVLQAVTAVQASNAPISGTTVSESAVTPAQSPVLRIIIDNMYYPVTLDVLHQIFSKFGAVLKIITFTKNNQFQALLQFGDPVNAQQAKQALDGQNIYNACCTLRIDFSKLVNLNVKYNNDKSRDYTRPDLPSGDGQPTLDPAIAAAFAKETSLLGLPVAAVPGALSPLAIPNAAAAAAAAAAGRVGMPGVSAGGNTVLLVSNLNEEMVTPQSLFTLFGVYGDVQRVKILYNKKDSALIQMADGNQSQLAMSHLNGQKMYGKIIRVTLSKHQTVQLPREGLDDQGLTKDFGNSPLHRFKKPGSKNFQNIFPPSATLHLSNIPPSVAEEDLRTLFANTGGTVKAFKFFQDHKMALLQMSTVEEAIQALIDLHNYNLGESHHLRVSFSKSTI; from the exons AGAGGATCTGACGAACTTCTTTCAGGCAGTGTACTCAGTAGCCCGAACTCTAACATGAGCAGCATGGTAGTTACTG CCAATGGTAATGACAACAAGAAATTCAAAGGTGATGATAAAATGGATGGGGCTCCTTCTCGTGTTCTTCATATCAGGAAATTGCCTGGGGAAGTGACAGAAACAGAAGTAATTGCTTTAGGTTTACCTTTTGGTAAAGTAACCAACATCCTGATgctgaaagggaaaaaccag GCATTTTTGGAACTTGCCACAGAAGAAGCAGCTATCACTATGGTTAATTACTACTCTGCTGTGACACCTCACCTTCGTAACCAACCCATTTATATCCAGTATTCCAATCATAAAGAACTAAAGACTGATAACACACTTAACCAG CGGGCCCAAGCAGTTCTTCAGGCAGTGACGGCTGTGCAGGCATCAAACGCTCCCATTAGTGGGACCACTGTTAGTGAGAGTGCAGTGACTCCAGCTCAGAGTCCAGTACTTAGAATAATTATTGACAACATGTACTATCCAGTAACCCTGGATGTTCTTCATCAG ATATTCTCTAAATTTGGTGCTGTATTGAAGATAATCACATTCACAAAGAATAACCAGTTTCAAGCTTTACTGCAGTTTGGTGATCCAGTAAACGCACAGCAAGCAAAGCAA GCCTTAGATGgtcaaaatatttataatgcTTGCTGTACCCTACGAATTGATTTTTCCAAATTGGTGAATTTGAATGTCAAGTACAACAACGATAAAAGCAGGGACTACACTCGTCCTGACCTTCCATCTGGTGATGGACAGCCAACGCTGGACCCAGCTATTGCTGCAGCATTTGCAAAGGAGACCTCTCTTCTAG ggCTTCCTGTTGCAGCTGTTCCAGGAGCTCTGAGTCCTTTGGCTATtccaaatgctgctgctgcagctgcagctgctgctgctggccgtGTGGGAATGCCTGGAGTTTCAGCTGGTGGCAATACAGTCCTCCTGGTTAGCAATTTAAATGAAGAG ATGGTTACGCCCCAAAGTCTGTTTACCCTCTTCG GTGTTTATGGTGATGTGCAGCGTGTGAAGATTTTATACAATAAGAAAGATAGTGCTCTTATACAGATGGCTGATGGAAACCAGTCACAGCTGG CCATGAGCCATCTTAATGGACAAAAAATGTATGGAAAGATTATTCGGGTTACCCTTTCTAAACATCAGACAGTACAACTACCTCGAGAGGGACTTGATGACCAAGGGCTGACTAAAGATTTTGGTAATTCGCCTTTGCACCGCTTCAAGAAACCTGGTtcaaaaaacttccaaaatatATTCCCTCCTTCTGCAACACTTCATCTGTCCAATATTCC ACCATCAGTAGCAGAAGAGGATCTACGCACATTGTTTGCTAACACTGGAGGCACTGtgaaagcatttaaattttttca agATCACAAGATGGCACTTCTTCAGATGTCAACAGTAGAAGAAGCTATTCAGGCTTTGATTGATCTTCACAATTACAATCTGGGAGAGAGTCACCATCTGAGAGTTTCTTTCTCTAAGTCAACTATTTAA
- the PTBP2 gene encoding polypyrimidine tract-binding protein 2 isoform X1, which translates to MDGIVTDVAVGVKRGSDELLSGSVLSSPNSNMSSMVVTANGNDNKKFKGDDKMDGAPSRVLHIRKLPGEVTETEVIALGLPFGKVTNILMLKGKNQAFLELATEEAAITMVNYYSAVTPHLRNQPIYIQYSNHKELKTDNTLNQRAQAVLQAVTAVQASNAPISGTTVSESAVTPAQSPVLRIIIDNMYYPVTLDVLHQIFSKFGAVLKIITFTKNNQFQALLQFGDPVNAQQAKQALDGQNIYNACCTLRIDFSKLVNLNVKYNNDKSRDYTRPDLPSGDGQPTLDPAIAAAFAKETSLLGLPVAAVPGALSPLAIPNAAAAAAAAAAGRVGMPGVSAGGNTVLLVSNLNEEMVTPQSLFTLFGVYGDVQRVKILYNKKDSALIQMADGNQSQLAMSHLNGQKMYGKIIRVTLSKHQTVQLPREGLDDQGLTKDFGNSPLHRFKKPGSKNFQNIFPPSATLHLSNIPPSVAEEDLRTLFANTGGTVKAFKFFQRDHKMALLQMSTVEEAIQALIDLHNYNLGESHHLRVSFSKSTI; encoded by the exons AGAGGATCTGACGAACTTCTTTCAGGCAGTGTACTCAGTAGCCCGAACTCTAACATGAGCAGCATGGTAGTTACTG CCAATGGTAATGACAACAAGAAATTCAAAGGTGATGATAAAATGGATGGGGCTCCTTCTCGTGTTCTTCATATCAGGAAATTGCCTGGGGAAGTGACAGAAACAGAAGTAATTGCTTTAGGTTTACCTTTTGGTAAAGTAACCAACATCCTGATgctgaaagggaaaaaccag GCATTTTTGGAACTTGCCACAGAAGAAGCAGCTATCACTATGGTTAATTACTACTCTGCTGTGACACCTCACCTTCGTAACCAACCCATTTATATCCAGTATTCCAATCATAAAGAACTAAAGACTGATAACACACTTAACCAG CGGGCCCAAGCAGTTCTTCAGGCAGTGACGGCTGTGCAGGCATCAAACGCTCCCATTAGTGGGACCACTGTTAGTGAGAGTGCAGTGACTCCAGCTCAGAGTCCAGTACTTAGAATAATTATTGACAACATGTACTATCCAGTAACCCTGGATGTTCTTCATCAG ATATTCTCTAAATTTGGTGCTGTATTGAAGATAATCACATTCACAAAGAATAACCAGTTTCAAGCTTTACTGCAGTTTGGTGATCCAGTAAACGCACAGCAAGCAAAGCAA GCCTTAGATGgtcaaaatatttataatgcTTGCTGTACCCTACGAATTGATTTTTCCAAATTGGTGAATTTGAATGTCAAGTACAACAACGATAAAAGCAGGGACTACACTCGTCCTGACCTTCCATCTGGTGATGGACAGCCAACGCTGGACCCAGCTATTGCTGCAGCATTTGCAAAGGAGACCTCTCTTCTAG ggCTTCCTGTTGCAGCTGTTCCAGGAGCTCTGAGTCCTTTGGCTATtccaaatgctgctgctgcagctgcagctgctgctgctggccgtGTGGGAATGCCTGGAGTTTCAGCTGGTGGCAATACAGTCCTCCTGGTTAGCAATTTAAATGAAGAG ATGGTTACGCCCCAAAGTCTGTTTACCCTCTTCG GTGTTTATGGTGATGTGCAGCGTGTGAAGATTTTATACAATAAGAAAGATAGTGCTCTTATACAGATGGCTGATGGAAACCAGTCACAGCTGG CCATGAGCCATCTTAATGGACAAAAAATGTATGGAAAGATTATTCGGGTTACCCTTTCTAAACATCAGACAGTACAACTACCTCGAGAGGGACTTGATGACCAAGGGCTGACTAAAGATTTTGGTAATTCGCCTTTGCACCGCTTCAAGAAACCTGGTtcaaaaaacttccaaaatatATTCCCTCCTTCTGCAACACTTCATCTGTCCAATATTCC ACCATCAGTAGCAGAAGAGGATCTACGCACATTGTTTGCTAACACTGGAGGCACTGtgaaagcatttaaattttttca aagagATCACAAGATGGCACTTCTTCAGATGTCAACAGTAGAAGAAGCTATTCAGGCTTTGATTGATCTTCACAATTACAATCTGGGAGAGAGTCACCATCTGAGAGTTTCTTTCTCTAAGTCAACTATTTAA
- the PTBP2 gene encoding polypyrimidine tract-binding protein 2 isoform X3 gives MDGIVTDVAVGVKRGSDELLSGSVLSSPNSNMSSMVVTANGNDNKKFKGDDKMDGAPSRVLHIRKLPGEVTETEVIALGLPFGKVTNILMLKGKNQAFLELATEEAAITMVNYYSAVTPHLRNQPIYIQYSNHKELKTDNTLNQRAQAVLQAVTAVQASNAPISGTTVSESAVTPAQSPVLRIIIDNMYYPVTLDVLHQIFSKFGAVLKIITFTKNNQFQALLQFGDPVNAQQAKQALDGQNIYNACCTLRIDFSKLVNLNVKYNNDKSRDYTRPDLPSGDGQPTLDPAIAAAFAKETSLLAVPGALSPLAIPNAAAAAAAAAAGRVGMPGVSAGGNTVLLVSNLNEEMVTPQSLFTLFGVYGDVQRVKILYNKKDSALIQMADGNQSQLAMSHLNGQKMYGKIIRVTLSKHQTVQLPREGLDDQGLTKDFGNSPLHRFKKPGSKNFQNIFPPSATLHLSNIPPSVAEEDLRTLFANTGGTVKAFKFFQRDHKMALLQMSTVEEAIQALIDLHNYNLGESHHLRVSFSKSTI, from the exons AGAGGATCTGACGAACTTCTTTCAGGCAGTGTACTCAGTAGCCCGAACTCTAACATGAGCAGCATGGTAGTTACTG CCAATGGTAATGACAACAAGAAATTCAAAGGTGATGATAAAATGGATGGGGCTCCTTCTCGTGTTCTTCATATCAGGAAATTGCCTGGGGAAGTGACAGAAACAGAAGTAATTGCTTTAGGTTTACCTTTTGGTAAAGTAACCAACATCCTGATgctgaaagggaaaaaccag GCATTTTTGGAACTTGCCACAGAAGAAGCAGCTATCACTATGGTTAATTACTACTCTGCTGTGACACCTCACCTTCGTAACCAACCCATTTATATCCAGTATTCCAATCATAAAGAACTAAAGACTGATAACACACTTAACCAG CGGGCCCAAGCAGTTCTTCAGGCAGTGACGGCTGTGCAGGCATCAAACGCTCCCATTAGTGGGACCACTGTTAGTGAGAGTGCAGTGACTCCAGCTCAGAGTCCAGTACTTAGAATAATTATTGACAACATGTACTATCCAGTAACCCTGGATGTTCTTCATCAG ATATTCTCTAAATTTGGTGCTGTATTGAAGATAATCACATTCACAAAGAATAACCAGTTTCAAGCTTTACTGCAGTTTGGTGATCCAGTAAACGCACAGCAAGCAAAGCAA GCCTTAGATGgtcaaaatatttataatgcTTGCTGTACCCTACGAATTGATTTTTCCAAATTGGTGAATTTGAATGTCAAGTACAACAACGATAAAAGCAGGGACTACACTCGTCCTGACCTTCCATCTGGTGATGGACAGCCAACGCTGGACCCAGCTATTGCTGCAGCATTTGCAAAGGAGACCTCTCTTCTAG CTGTTCCAGGAGCTCTGAGTCCTTTGGCTATtccaaatgctgctgctgcagctgcagctgctgctgctggccgtGTGGGAATGCCTGGAGTTTCAGCTGGTGGCAATACAGTCCTCCTGGTTAGCAATTTAAATGAAGAG ATGGTTACGCCCCAAAGTCTGTTTACCCTCTTCG GTGTTTATGGTGATGTGCAGCGTGTGAAGATTTTATACAATAAGAAAGATAGTGCTCTTATACAGATGGCTGATGGAAACCAGTCACAGCTGG CCATGAGCCATCTTAATGGACAAAAAATGTATGGAAAGATTATTCGGGTTACCCTTTCTAAACATCAGACAGTACAACTACCTCGAGAGGGACTTGATGACCAAGGGCTGACTAAAGATTTTGGTAATTCGCCTTTGCACCGCTTCAAGAAACCTGGTtcaaaaaacttccaaaatatATTCCCTCCTTCTGCAACACTTCATCTGTCCAATATTCC ACCATCAGTAGCAGAAGAGGATCTACGCACATTGTTTGCTAACACTGGAGGCACTGtgaaagcatttaaattttttca aagagATCACAAGATGGCACTTCTTCAGATGTCAACAGTAGAAGAAGCTATTCAGGCTTTGATTGATCTTCACAATTACAATCTGGGAGAGAGTCACCATCTGAGAGTTTCTTTCTCTAAGTCAACTATTTAA
- the PTBP2 gene encoding polypyrimidine tract-binding protein 2 isoform X4 produces MDGIVTDVAVGVKRGSDELLSGSVLSSPNSNMSSMVVTANGNDNKKFKGDDKMDGAPSRVLHIRKLPGEVTETEVIALGLPFGKVTNILMLKGKNQAFLELATEEAAITMVNYYSAVTPHLRNQPIYIQYSNHKELKTDNTLNQRAQAVLQAVTAVQASNAPISGTTVSESAVTPAQSPVLRIIIDNMYYPVTLDVLHQIFSKFGAVLKIITFTKNNQFQALLQFGDPVNAQQAKQALDGQNIYNACCTLRIDFSKLVNLNVKYNNDKSRDYTRPDLPSGDGQPTLDPAIAAAFAKETSLLAVPGALSPLAIPNAAAAAAAAAAGRVGMPGVSAGGNTVLLVSNLNEEMVTPQSLFTLFGVYGDVQRVKILYNKKDSALIQMADGNQSQLAMSHLNGQKMYGKIIRVTLSKHQTVQLPREGLDDQGLTKDFGNSPLHRFKKPGSKNFQNIFPPSATLHLSNIPPSVAEEDLRTLFANTGGTVKAFKFFQDHKMALLQMSTVEEAIQALIDLHNYNLGESHHLRVSFSKSTI; encoded by the exons AGAGGATCTGACGAACTTCTTTCAGGCAGTGTACTCAGTAGCCCGAACTCTAACATGAGCAGCATGGTAGTTACTG CCAATGGTAATGACAACAAGAAATTCAAAGGTGATGATAAAATGGATGGGGCTCCTTCTCGTGTTCTTCATATCAGGAAATTGCCTGGGGAAGTGACAGAAACAGAAGTAATTGCTTTAGGTTTACCTTTTGGTAAAGTAACCAACATCCTGATgctgaaagggaaaaaccag GCATTTTTGGAACTTGCCACAGAAGAAGCAGCTATCACTATGGTTAATTACTACTCTGCTGTGACACCTCACCTTCGTAACCAACCCATTTATATCCAGTATTCCAATCATAAAGAACTAAAGACTGATAACACACTTAACCAG CGGGCCCAAGCAGTTCTTCAGGCAGTGACGGCTGTGCAGGCATCAAACGCTCCCATTAGTGGGACCACTGTTAGTGAGAGTGCAGTGACTCCAGCTCAGAGTCCAGTACTTAGAATAATTATTGACAACATGTACTATCCAGTAACCCTGGATGTTCTTCATCAG ATATTCTCTAAATTTGGTGCTGTATTGAAGATAATCACATTCACAAAGAATAACCAGTTTCAAGCTTTACTGCAGTTTGGTGATCCAGTAAACGCACAGCAAGCAAAGCAA GCCTTAGATGgtcaaaatatttataatgcTTGCTGTACCCTACGAATTGATTTTTCCAAATTGGTGAATTTGAATGTCAAGTACAACAACGATAAAAGCAGGGACTACACTCGTCCTGACCTTCCATCTGGTGATGGACAGCCAACGCTGGACCCAGCTATTGCTGCAGCATTTGCAAAGGAGACCTCTCTTCTAG CTGTTCCAGGAGCTCTGAGTCCTTTGGCTATtccaaatgctgctgctgcagctgcagctgctgctgctggccgtGTGGGAATGCCTGGAGTTTCAGCTGGTGGCAATACAGTCCTCCTGGTTAGCAATTTAAATGAAGAG ATGGTTACGCCCCAAAGTCTGTTTACCCTCTTCG GTGTTTATGGTGATGTGCAGCGTGTGAAGATTTTATACAATAAGAAAGATAGTGCTCTTATACAGATGGCTGATGGAAACCAGTCACAGCTGG CCATGAGCCATCTTAATGGACAAAAAATGTATGGAAAGATTATTCGGGTTACCCTTTCTAAACATCAGACAGTACAACTACCTCGAGAGGGACTTGATGACCAAGGGCTGACTAAAGATTTTGGTAATTCGCCTTTGCACCGCTTCAAGAAACCTGGTtcaaaaaacttccaaaatatATTCCCTCCTTCTGCAACACTTCATCTGTCCAATATTCC ACCATCAGTAGCAGAAGAGGATCTACGCACATTGTTTGCTAACACTGGAGGCACTGtgaaagcatttaaattttttca agATCACAAGATGGCACTTCTTCAGATGTCAACAGTAGAAGAAGCTATTCAGGCTTTGATTGATCTTCACAATTACAATCTGGGAGAGAGTCACCATCTGAGAGTTTCTTTCTCTAAGTCAACTATTTAA
- the PTBP2 gene encoding polypyrimidine tract-binding protein 2 isoform X5, with translation MDGAPSRVLHIRKLPGEVTETEVIALGLPFGKVTNILMLKGKNQAFLELATEEAAITMVNYYSAVTPHLRNQPIYIQYSNHKELKTDNTLNQRAQAVLQAVTAVQASNAPISGTTVSESAVTPAQSPVLRIIIDNMYYPVTLDVLHQIFSKFGAVLKIITFTKNNQFQALLQFGDPVNAQQAKQALDGQNIYNACCTLRIDFSKLVNLNVKYNNDKSRDYTRPDLPSGDGQPTLDPAIAAAFAKETSLLGLPVAAVPGALSPLAIPNAAAAAAAAAAGRVGMPGVSAGGNTVLLVSNLNEEMVTPQSLFTLFGVYGDVQRVKILYNKKDSALIQMADGNQSQLAMSHLNGQKMYGKIIRVTLSKHQTVQLPREGLDDQGLTKDFGNSPLHRFKKPGSKNFQNIFPPSATLHLSNIPPSVAEEDLRTLFANTGGTVKAFKFFQRDHKMALLQMSTVEEAIQALIDLHNYNLGESHHLRVSFSKSTI, from the exons ATGGATGGGGCTCCTTCTCGTGTTCTTCATATCAGGAAATTGCCTGGGGAAGTGACAGAAACAGAAGTAATTGCTTTAGGTTTACCTTTTGGTAAAGTAACCAACATCCTGATgctgaaagggaaaaaccag GCATTTTTGGAACTTGCCACAGAAGAAGCAGCTATCACTATGGTTAATTACTACTCTGCTGTGACACCTCACCTTCGTAACCAACCCATTTATATCCAGTATTCCAATCATAAAGAACTAAAGACTGATAACACACTTAACCAG CGGGCCCAAGCAGTTCTTCAGGCAGTGACGGCTGTGCAGGCATCAAACGCTCCCATTAGTGGGACCACTGTTAGTGAGAGTGCAGTGACTCCAGCTCAGAGTCCAGTACTTAGAATAATTATTGACAACATGTACTATCCAGTAACCCTGGATGTTCTTCATCAG ATATTCTCTAAATTTGGTGCTGTATTGAAGATAATCACATTCACAAAGAATAACCAGTTTCAAGCTTTACTGCAGTTTGGTGATCCAGTAAACGCACAGCAAGCAAAGCAA GCCTTAGATGgtcaaaatatttataatgcTTGCTGTACCCTACGAATTGATTTTTCCAAATTGGTGAATTTGAATGTCAAGTACAACAACGATAAAAGCAGGGACTACACTCGTCCTGACCTTCCATCTGGTGATGGACAGCCAACGCTGGACCCAGCTATTGCTGCAGCATTTGCAAAGGAGACCTCTCTTCTAG ggCTTCCTGTTGCAGCTGTTCCAGGAGCTCTGAGTCCTTTGGCTATtccaaatgctgctgctgcagctgcagctgctgctgctggccgtGTGGGAATGCCTGGAGTTTCAGCTGGTGGCAATACAGTCCTCCTGGTTAGCAATTTAAATGAAGAG ATGGTTACGCCCCAAAGTCTGTTTACCCTCTTCG GTGTTTATGGTGATGTGCAGCGTGTGAAGATTTTATACAATAAGAAAGATAGTGCTCTTATACAGATGGCTGATGGAAACCAGTCACAGCTGG CCATGAGCCATCTTAATGGACAAAAAATGTATGGAAAGATTATTCGGGTTACCCTTTCTAAACATCAGACAGTACAACTACCTCGAGAGGGACTTGATGACCAAGGGCTGACTAAAGATTTTGGTAATTCGCCTTTGCACCGCTTCAAGAAACCTGGTtcaaaaaacttccaaaatatATTCCCTCCTTCTGCAACACTTCATCTGTCCAATATTCC ACCATCAGTAGCAGAAGAGGATCTACGCACATTGTTTGCTAACACTGGAGGCACTGtgaaagcatttaaattttttca aagagATCACAAGATGGCACTTCTTCAGATGTCAACAGTAGAAGAAGCTATTCAGGCTTTGATTGATCTTCACAATTACAATCTGGGAGAGAGTCACCATCTGAGAGTTTCTTTCTCTAAGTCAACTATTTAA